One Actinomycetospora corticicola genomic window, TGAACACCCCCGAGCCCGAGGACGAGGCCGGCTCCGGTCGTCCCGCCGACGCCCGGCACTTCTCCGAGCCCGCCGACGTCGACGCGGCGTTCGCCGCGATCGTGGCGGAGTGGGCCGCCGCCGACGCGCCGCGCTGGCCCGTCGTCCCCGACGAGGGGCCGTCCTCCGGGATCGGCGTGGCCACGCCCCCGCAGGGGCAGCCCTCCGCGCACCCGGAGCGGCCGGCCGACGAGCTGTTCGCGCCCGCCCCGTCGCCGACCCCGGAGTCGTCCACGCCGCCGCCCGCGCCCGTCCGGCCGCACCCGCCGGCGCGGCCGCAGGACGACCACTTCGTCCCGCCGGAGCCGCCCCCGCTGCCCCGGATCGGGCTCTCCAGCCTGTTCGGGCTGCTGCTGCTCGTCGCGGGCGTCGTGCTCCTCGCCCTGCCCGCACTCGTGGGTGGCGTGGCCGGGCTCGGCATCGTGCCGGGCCTGCTGGCCATGGCCGCGGGCCTGGGGTGGCTCGTCGTCGGGATGCGGCGGCCGTCGGAGTCCGACGACCCCGACGGCACCCTCTAGAGCGCCCGCTCCCCCGCGTCCAGCGCGGCGCCGATCATGCCGGCGTCGCCGCCCAGGACCGCCGCCCGCACGTCGGCCAGCCGACGGTGGCCCCGGCCGGTGACCTCGTCGGCGTACGTGCGGCGGGCGTCGTCGAGGTAGAGCTCCGCCGACGCCGACACCTCGCCGCCGATGACGACGACGTCGGGGTCGAAGGTGTCCGCCACGAGGGCCAGCCCCCGCCCCAGCCAGGCCGCGAAGTCGGCGACGACCCGGCGGGCCAGCAGGTCCCCGGCCGCCGCGGCCTGCGCGACGTCCCGCCCGGAGAGCGGGAGACCCCGCTCCCACGTGGCGCGGAGGGTGGAGAAGTCCTCGCTCGCGGAGACGACCTCGTCGGCGCTCGCCCCGAGGGCCGTCCCGCTGCAGTAGCGCTCCAGGCAGCCGCGCTTGCCGCACGGGCACGGGCGGCCGTCGGGCACGACGACGATGTGACCCAGCTCCGGCGCGACGCCGAAGGCCCCGCGGAACACGTGGCCGTCGACGACCAGCGCGGCCCCGATCCCGGTGCCCAGCGCGACGAGGACCGCGACCCGCGCCCCGGCCGCGGCCCCCACGCGGTGCTCGGCGAGGCCGGCCGCGTTCGCGTCGTGCTCGAGGGTCACGGGCAGCCCGAGACGGTCGGTCATCCGGTCGACGACGGGCTCGTCCCGCCACGGCAGGTGGGCACCGAAGGACACCGACCGCCGCTCCGGGTCGACGAAACCGGCGACCGCGAGCCCGACCGCCCCGACCTGGTGGTCGGTGGCGCGGGCCTCGCCGGAGAGGTGGTCGACGAGCTTCGCGACCGTCTCGTCCAGCTCCCCGGACTGCCGCGGCGTCGCGGCGACCCGGCTGGCGAGCAGCGTGCCGTCGCCGGCGACGAGTCCCGCCTTGACCGTGGTGCCCCCGATGTCGACCCCGACGGTCAGCACGGGCGGGGCCGGCGCCGGACGGGGATGTGCTGCACGCCGCGGCGGCCCGGGACGCCCCGGAGGACGGGACCGGTCGCCACCACGGGTTCGGCGGCGTCGTCCGCCGCGGTCGGCGCCCCCGCCGTGTGCCGCGGGCTCGGGCGCGGGCCGCGGCGGCCGGTGGGCCGGTCGGTCGCGGACCGCGGATCCCCGACGGCGGGCTCGGGGGCGGGCTCCGGCGTCGGGTCGGGGGTGGCGTCGGACGGCCGCGCGAAGCCGACCGGCGGAGTCGGGTCGAACGTGGCGTGGGGCGCGACGTCCCACGGGACGTCGGACCAGGTCGGGGCGCCCCACTCGGCCGGCCACGCGGGCGGCGTGGTGCTCGCCGGTGTCGGGGTGGGGCCCTCGGCGGCCGCGGGGGCCGGCGCCGGGTGGGCGTGGTGGTCGTGCGCCCCGGTCGCGTGGCTCTGCACCAGCAGCCGCAGCAGGACCAGGAGCCCGGAGGCCTGCTCCGCGAGCGTGGCCGTCAGCTCGGGCTGTTCGCCGCGCAGGGCTGCCACGAGCGCGCACACCGGGCACCAGCTGCAGGGGCCCGGGCTCTGCCGCGGTCGCTCCCCGCCGTCGGGACGCGGGCCGCGCGGCCCCTCGACGCGCGTGCCGACCCAGTCGAGCAACGTCGTGGCCGTCTCCCGCGCCTCGCGGGCGAGGCGCTCCCGGGCCACCCGGTCGGCATCCGTCGTCATCGTCGGGTCCCCCCGTTCCCCCGGACGTTCATCGCATCCAGACCGCGGGGTCGGGGCGGAACGCGATCGAGAGCACGTCGTCGTCGAGCTCGGCGGCGACGACCTCGCACCGCCGCAGGACCGGGGGCAGGGCCACCGTCCGGCGCCGGCGGCCGACCGTCACCGCGAGGTCGTCCCCGATGCGCGCGAGGTCGACCTCGCCGTCGCCGATCCCCGGGACCTGCAGGTCCAGCTCGTACTCGCTGTCCACCGACGTCCCCTCGCCCGCGGTGCGGCGCAGTTCCATCAGTGGCCGCGCGCCGACGCCCTCGAGCGGGTCGTCGGTGCCGTAGAGGTCCTCGGCGAGCTCGGCGAGCTCGGCCACCCCGACCGGTTCACCGGCCCGGTGGGCGACGGTCCGCAGGCCGACCCCGGTGCCCGCCGTCAGCTCCGCGAGCTCGGCGAGGACGCCGTCCTGCTCCCCGCGGCGGACCCGGAGCCACTGCACGGCGGCGCTGCGACCGGCACCCGGGTCGGGCACCAGGCGGTTCGCGATGAGGCCGTCGACGTGGAGCTCGTGCAGGGCCAGCGCGGTGATCGTGCGCCGGGTCTCCGCGGCGACCACCCGCTCCGGGGTGAGCACCAGGCGGATCGTGGTGGTCGACCGGTCGGCCAGCATCGCGCGCAGGCCGGAGAGCTGCTCGGCCAGGCGGGACAGCGACGCCGCGGCCGCATCCCACTTCGCGACGGTGGCCCCGCTCCCGGCGAGCCCCGCGAGGACGCCGCGCACGGCGCGGCGGTGTGCGGGGAAGAGCCGCTCCAGGTAGCCCCCGAAGGCCTCCGGGAGGCTCAGCAGCCGCAGGGTCTCCGCCGTGGGGCCGCAGTCGACGACCACGACCTCCCACGGCCCGTCCTCGGTGGCGCGGCGGACCTGCTCGAGGGCGAGGAGATCCTCGACGCCGGGCAGGACGGTGAGCTCGTCGGCGACGATGTCCTCGACGCCGGCGCCGGCCAGCAGCGTGCGCAGCTGGGCCCGCAGCGGCTCCCAGGCCTCGTCGACGAGCGCGCGGGTGTCCACGTGCGCGGCGAACAGGCCGGGGAGGGCCACCCCGTCGATCTCGGTCGGCTCGCCGCCCAGCGGGACGTCGAAGGCGTCCCCGAGGGAGTGCGCCGGGTCGGTCGAGAGCACCAGGACCTTACGTCCCGACCGCGCGAGCGCGACCGCGGTGGCCGCCGCGGTCGTCGTCTTCCCGACCCCGCCCTTGCCGGTGAAGAGCAGGACCCGCACTAGCCCTCCACGCGTCGCTTGAGACCGGTCAACGCCGTGTCCATGATCCTCTTCTCGGCGCGGCGCTTGATCAGGCCGGGCATGGGGACCGCCAGGTCCACCGACAGCGTGTAGGTCACGGTCGTCTCCTTCTCGGAGCCCTCGAGCCGGTAGCGCCCGCGCTGGCCGCGCTGCATCTGCCCGGACACGAGGTCCCAGGTGACGCCGTCGTCGACCCAGTCGTACGCCAACACGTAGGTGTCCTTGAGCGGACCGGCGTCCAAGGTGAACCGGACCTGTTCGGGGCGGCCCTCGTCGTCGTGCGTGAGGACCTTCGCCGAGGTGATCGAGTCCGCCCACTCAGGATAAGCGGGGAAGTTCGCGATCACGTCGAGCACGGCCGTCGGACCGGCCGCGATGGTGATGGACTGCGTGGACTCGTCCGCCATGGCGCCGAAGGTTACCGCCGGGGGGTCGCCGGTCTCCGCCCGCCGTCGTCCTCGCCACGCCCGGGGTGGGTGTGAGGCGGCCGTGATGTCGCGTGGGTCACCACCGGGCCACCGCCGGAGTCCCCCGGCGCCGGAAGTGCCCGACGTTCAGGCACTCGGTGTGACCGATCCGTGCACGGGTGGTGAGCGGGGCGTGCACGTGGCCGTAGAGGGCGAGGCGGGGCCGGGTGGCCCGGATCTGCTCCAGGAGCGCGGGCGAGGTCAGCTCGTGCGTGCGGGCCACCACGTCGTAGGCCAGCTCGGCGACGGCGGGCGGGGCGTGGCTGCACAGCACGTCCACCGGGCCGAGAGCCTCGACCGCTGCCGTGTACTCCGCCGCCCCGCGCATGTAGGAGCGGAACGCGCCGGCGCGAGGCTCGACCTCCGGAGGCAGCGGGACCCCGCCGACGAACCCCACGCAGGTGTCCCCGATCTCGACCACCTCGCCGTCGACGGCCCGGACGTGGGGGTGGGCGGCGAGGAACTCGGGCCACATCGCGGGGACGTCGACGTTGCCCGGCATGAGCCACACCGGGACGTCCACCGCGCCCAGGGCCGCGAACATCCGCCCGTACTGCCGGTGGACCGCCTCGTCGACGCGGGCGCGGGGGTCGTCCACGTCGGCCCACAGCCGTTTCGTGAACTCCCGCAGCGCCCCGGGCCCGCCCTCCGAGCGCAGCCGGGCGAACTCGACGGTGGCCGCCGGGCCCAGGATGTCGGCGAGGATGCCGTTGGTGGGCTCGTCGTAGTCGACGAAGTCGATGAGGTCGCCCAGCACGACGAGCGCCTCGGCGCCCTCGGCGGCCCGGGTGAGGTCCTCGCTGTTGCCGTGGACGTCGGAGACGACGTGCACCCTCATGCGCGGGCCGGGGTGGGCTCACCCGGACGACGGGCCCACCCGGGGGCCCCGGTCGGGGCGGCCTCGAGGCGGGCCTTCAGGTCGAACGCGACGGCCTTGGCGGCCCGCTGCCGGCGCAGCGCCTCGCGCGCCGGGCCGCTGCGGCCGCGCAGCAGCCGCCGCGCGGACCCGCCGTCGGGACCGGGAGCGGGGTCGAGGCGCAGGAACCAGTGCACCACCGTGCCGTCGCCGACGGCCTCGCACCACACCTCCGCGCTCCCGACCCAGCGCCCCGTGACCGACCAGCGCAGGCCGGCGGCCCCGCGGTCGGCGAAGACGTGCAGCTCGAGATCGGGCCAGAGGCGCGGCCAGGACGCGGGGTCGGCGAAGGCGGCGGCGACCACCGCGGGCTCGGCCAGCACGAACGTCTCGTCGATCACGTCCAGCGCGGCCACCGCGACAGCGTGCCCGACGTCCCTCCCGGTCGCAGCGCCGGAGGCGTCGCACGATGACCGATCTGTCCGTTTACTCCCGTATACCGCCGGGTAGTGACGGCGGGCCGCCCTCGCCCTAGGCTGCGCGGACGCCGACGTCGCATCCGGACGCCGGTCGAGGTGGAAGGGTGTGTGCGGGGTGCAGGAGTACAGCGTGCCGGCGTCGGCCAAGGTCGCCGACGACGACCGACTCACCGATGCGGTCTGGGCGAACGCCGACGAGCACCCGGGGGACACCGCCTACCTCCGGCTGGTCGACGACTCGTGGCAGCCCACCACCTTCGGAGCCTTCCGCGACGAGGTGGTCGCGGTGGCGAAGGGATTCGTCGCGGCGGGCCTGGAGCCGGGTGACCGCGTCGGGATCGTCGCGAAGACCCGCTACGAGTGGACGCTGCTCGACTACGCGCTCTGGACGGCGGGCTGCGCGGGTCTCCCGATCTACGAGACCTCGTCGGCCTCGCAGTACGAGTGGTGCCTGTCGGACTCCGGCGCCCGCGGCGTCATCATCGAGACCGACGAGCACCGGGCGACCCTGGACAAGGTCCGGGAGAACCTGCCCGAGCTCGCCCACGTCTGGCAGATCGACGGCTCCACCCCCGCCGTCGACGCCCTCAAGGAGGCCGGCCGCGACGTCCCCGACGCCGACGTCGAGGCCCGCCGAACCGGCGTCCGCGCGGACGACCTCGCGACGCTGATCTACACCTCGGGCACCACCGGCCGCCCCAAGGGCTGCGAGATCACCCACCGCAACCTGCTCTTCGAGGTCCGCGCGGCCGGCGACACCTTCGGCTCCATGATGGAGGCCGGCAACTCGACGCTGCTGTTCCTGCCGCTCGCGCACATCTTCGCCCGCGTGGTGCAGCTCGCCGCGCAGGAGCAGCGCTACGTGATCGGCCACTTCGCCGACACCTCGAAGCTCTCCGCGGAGCTCCCCCGCTTCAAGCCCGACTTCCTGCTCTCGGTGCCGCGCGTGTTCGAGAAGGTCTACAACTCGGCGAAGCAGAAGGCCTACCAGGGCGGCAAGGGCCGCATCTTCGACCTCGCCGAGGCCACCGCCGTCGACTACTCGAAGTCGCTCGACACCGGCGGCCCCGGCCTGGTGCTGCGCGGCAAGCACGCCCTGTTCGACGCCCTCGTCTACTCCAAGCTGCGCGCGGCCCTCGGCGGTCAGTGCCGCGGCGCGGTGTCCGGCGGGTCCGCCCTCGGCGCGCGCATCGGCCACTTCTTCCGCGGCATCGGCGTGCCGATCCACGAGGGCTACGGCCTCACCGAGACCAGCGCGGCGATCACCGCCAACGCCGAGGGCGACATCCGCGTCGGCACCGTCGGCCGCCCGCTGCCCGGCATCACCGTCGCGATCGCCGACGACGGCGAGGTGCTCGCCAAGGGTGACGTGGTGTTCCGCGGCTACTGGAACAACGCCGAGGCCACGTCCGGCGCGCTCGAGGACGGCTGGTTCCACACCGGCGACATCGGCGTGCTCGACGACGGGTTCCTCTCCATCACCGGGCGCAAGAAGGAGCTCATCGTCACGGCCGGGGGCAAGAACGTCGCCCCCGCCGTGATCGAGGACCGCATTCGCGCTCACCGCCTCGTGAGCCAGGCCCTCGTGGTCGGCGACAACCGGCCCTACGTCGCGGCGCTGATCACCCTCGACGAGGAGGCCCTGCCCGACTGGGCCTCCGAGCACGGCAAGTCCGGCAGCACCGCGGAGGACCTGGTCGAGGACTCCGACCTCCGCGCCGAGATCCAGTCCGCGATCGACGACGGCAACGACGCGGTGTCGAAGGCCGAGTCGGTGCGCCAGTTCCGCATCCTCACGTCGGACTTCACCGAGGACTCCGGCGAGCTGACCCCGACGATGAAGCTCAAGCGCAACGTCATCGCCGACCAGCGGGCCGACGAGATCGAGGCGGTCTACGCGCAGCGGTGACCCGTCTCCGCCGGTGAACGAACGGCACTCTCGCGCACATAGATGCTGCGACAGTGCCGTTCGTGCTTTCGGGGGTTACTCCGGACGGGCGAGTGCCTCCAGCCGGCGGGCCCGCGACGACCAGGTCCACTCCGCCTGCATCCACCGTCGGCCCGCGGCCCCGGTGCGTGCGGCGTCGTCCGGGTCGTCGAGCAGGTCCGCGATCACGTCCGCGACGTCGACCGGGTCGCGCCCGTCGGTCAGGCGGCCGGTCCGGGTCCCCGTCGGGCCCCCGCGCACCGTCTCGGGTGCCCCGCCGGACCGGCCCGCCACCACGGGCACCCCGGTCGCGGAGGCCTCGAGCAGCACGATACCCAGACCCTCGACGTCGAGCCCCCCGCCGAGCGTCCGGCACGGCAGGGCGAAGACGTCGAGCGCCGCGTGGTGCGCCGGGATCTCGTCGTGGGCCAGCGGGCCCGTGAACACGACGTCGGCCTCGACGCCGGTGCGCCGTGCGAGGCGCCGCAGCCGGTCGCGGTCGGGTCCGTCGCCCGCGACGAGCAGCGCCGTGCCCGGCACCCGTCGTCGGATCGCGGGCAGCGCCCGGATCAGCACGTCCTGCCCCTTGCGCCGCACGAGGCGGGACACGATCCCGACGACGGGCCGCTCCCCCAGTCCGTACCGCGTGCGGAGGTCGGCGCGGGCCCCGGCGTCCGGGCGGAACCGCGTGGTGTCGATGCCGGACGGCAGCGGCTCCAGGGCGGCGTCCGGGCCGAGGGCCGAGGCGATCCGCCCGCGCGTGTAGCGGCTGACCGTGGTGACGACGTCGGCCTCCCGCCCGATCCGGTGCAGCAACTGCCGGCTGCCCGGCAGCATCGACCAGCCGACCTCGTGGCCGTGGGTGCTGGCGAGGACCCGCCGGACGCCCGCGCGGCGCAGGGCCGGGGCCATGAGCCCGAGCGGCGCGGCGGCCCCGAACCAGACGGTGTCGTGGCCCGGGGCGAGCTCGACGGCTCGGCGGGTGGCCTCCGGGGTCGGCAGCATCATCGTCGTGGGCAGCCGGTGGACGGCGAAGGGCTGGGCGGCGTCGAAGGCGACGCACCGGCCGTCGGAGTCGGCGGCGTCGGGCCAGGTGGAGGCGAGCACCGTCAGGGCACCGGGCGCCAGACGGACCGCGAGCTCGTGCAGGTAGGACTGGATGCCGCCCGGCCGCGGCGGGAAGTCGTTGGTGACGAGCAGGATCCGGCCCGTCGCCGGACCGGTCACGGCGGTGAGATGCGGCGGATCGACGAGAAGCTCCGGACCGGCGCCACCTTGACGACGTCGCCGGACTGCGGGGCCTCGAGGAACTTGCCGTCGCCGACGTAGATGCCGACGTGATAGGCCGGGTCGCCGAAGAAGATCAGGTCCCCGACCTGCACCTGCGAGGGGTCGACGGCCTGGCCGACCTGTTGCTGGGCGGCGGCCACCCGCGGCATCCCGACCCCGATCTGCCGGTACGCCCACTGCACCAGCCCCGAGCAGTCGAACGTGTTCGGCCCGGTGGCCCCCCACACGTACGGCGCCCCCTGCCGGGTCAGCGCCGCGCGGAGGGCGGCGATCCCCAGGGAGTTCCCGGCGATGTTCGTCGGGAAGTTCGTGATGCCGCCGCCGCGCAGGAGGGCCCGGTCGCTGCGGGACAGCCGCGCGAGCGCCGCGTTCGCCGCCGCGACGTCCTGGTCGGCCTGCGCCTTCGTGCGCGTGGCGTCCTCGAGGGTGCGGGCGGCGTCGTCGGCGGCCCGGCGGGCATCGGTGGCGCTGGCGTCGGCGTCGCGCTGGGCGTTCTCCGCCGCCGTCGAGGCGTCGAGGTAGCGCTGCAGCACGGACCGGTTGGCCGTCGAGATCGTGTCGAGCAGCTCGACCTTGTCCAGGTAGGCCTGCGGGGTCGGGCTGGAGAGCAGCGCGCCGAGCTGGTCGAGGTCACCGCCCTGGTAGGTCGTCCGGGTCAGCTGGTCGACCGCCACGTAGGCCTGGTCCAGTGCGCCCCGCGCCGTGGCGACGGCACCCCGGGCGTCGTCCGCGGCCCGTCGGGCGCGGTCGGCCTCCGCGCGGCGCACCGGCAGCTGTTCCCGGGCCCCCATGGCCGCCTCGTTCGCGGCCTCCGCCCGGGCGTTGGCCTCGGCCAGGGCCCGGACGACGTCGTTGGCCCCCGGCGGCACGATCGGGTCGGCCAGCGCGGTGCCGGCCGTGCCGGGCACGAGGAGGCCGGCGAGCGCGAGCAGCAGGACGACCAGCACCGGCGTCGGGGTCCGGCGACCGGGGCGCGCAGCGCGTCGGGGCGGTCGGGGCGTCACGGGGCGGGGAGCTCCCTCTCTCGGCCAGGGCGGCCTCCCACGGACGGCGACGCGGGGAACGGGGCCCGCAGGAGGTGACGGGACGGTAACCGACCGGTACCGGGGCCCCGCAGCGTGGTGCCCCGCGACGCGTCCGACGGGCTCCCCCGCTCCGCGTCCGGCGGGCTTCCGCGCGCCGGGGCGCCTCCGAGCGCCGCACCCGGCGAGGTGTCCCGCACCGCACCCGGCGAGGTGTCCCGCACCGCGTCCGGTGTGGTGCCCCGCGTGCGGCCCCCGCCGTCATCCGGCGTCCCGGCGGCGGGCCCGACCCGTGGGACGGGCCGGCTGCCCGGGCGCGCCGGGGACGAGCCGCAGGTGCGGGATCAGCCCGTGGTCGGCGAGCACCTCCAGGGCCCGGCGCTCGACCGGCCCGAACTCGAGCGGCAGGGGCGCGCCCGGGGCCGCCGGCTCCCGGGGCGCGTCGTCCCGGGCGGGCACCTCGGGCACCCCGAGCAGGACCCCGACCACGCAGTCGTCGCACGCCTGGTGCCGCACCACGCAGGTGTCGCAGTCGATGAGCATCGCGGCCTCCGCCGATCGGCCCCGGCATCTCCCGGGGAGTCGTGGCGGAAGGTAGGAGGGGGGTCCGACAGTCACGGCCCGCCGGAGGAGCCGGTGTGACCGGCGTCTCAGATCCGGGCGAGGCGCTCGAGCAGCACGCTCGACGGCACCGGGTGCGCTCCCCGCCGCCGGACCGAGTCGACCACCGCGCGGTCCGAGGTGACCACCACCAGCGGCCGCCCCTCGGGTTCGGCGTCCACCAGGGTGCGGATGAGGTCGTCTGCGATGACGCCGGGCTCGGAGAACAGGACGCGCACCCCACGGACCGAGGCGGTCGGCACCCCGGAGATGCCCGCGCCGTCGAAGACCAACGTCGTCTCGGCGTGGGTCCGGGCCGCGAGCGGGGCGACGGCCGCGACGAGCCGGTCGCGCTGGGCCGCCAGGGCGAGGGCCGGCCAGCCGGTCTTGGTGACGTTGTAGCCGTCGACGAGCAGGTGCACCTCGGGCAGCGCCAGCAGCCGGTCGAGCGCCGCGGGGTCGGTCACGCGCGCCATCGGGGCCCGGGACGCCGACCCGACGAGTTCCGCGGGCCGGGGACCCACCCGCTGGTCGTCCGCGCGGAGCCCCAGCTCGTGGCGCAGGCCGGCGGCCGCCCCCGCGACGGTGTCGACCAGCAGGGCGAGCCGCGCGTCGTCCGCACGCCGGGCCTCGTGGGCGGCGCGGCGGGCGGACTCGAGCTCCGCCGTCGCGCGCCGGGCCCGGGCCTCGGCCGCAGCGACCGCCTCCTGGTCCCGGGTGCGCTCGCGGCGCAGGTCGTCGAGCTCGCGCACCAGGTGGCCCTGGCCCTCCTCGAGGCGGCGGTCCGCCTCGGCGGCGCTCAGCTCGGCCTGCCGGACCCGCACGCCCTGCTCCCGCAGCCGCGAGCGGAGCTTGACCACCTCGTCGGTGAGGTCCGGTCCGGCCGTGCCGACCTCGGCCCGCGCCGCGTCCCGCTCGGCGGTGACCCGCTCCACCTCCGCCGTCAGCCGCTCCGCCCGGGCGAGAGCGGCGTCGCGCTCGGCTCGTAGGCGCCCGACGTCGGCGCGTTCCCCCGCGTCGCGCAGCAGCTCGCCCGCGGTGTCCCCGTCGCCGGCCAGCACCGCCACCGCCGCCGCGTGCACCGGCTCGGCCACCGGCGGGTCCCACTCCTCGGGACGGTGCTCCCGCCACCACGCCACGACGTCCTCGGCGAACCCGTCCGCCGACCCGAGGGCGGACAGCAGCGGGGCCGAGCCGACCTTGGCGCGTTTGGCCGGGGCGAAGCGGGCGATGGGGCGGACGGGGGCCGGCAGGTCCGCCGCCGGCATCTGCCCGACCGCGCGGCTCACCAGGTCGGCGACCCGGCTGCGCACCGTCTCCGGGGCCGCGTCGAGGAGGGCGGCGCGCAGGGCCGCGCCGTGCGGTGCCTCCACCTCCCCCGCTGCCATTCGCCCAGGCTAGCGGCCCGGACGGCGTCCGAGGGGACGAGACTGTCGGGGGGTCGATCTAGCGTGCGGCGGCGTGGAGGCACCACGCCCGGTCACGGGACCCGACCCGCAGCTCACCTTCGAGGAGCTGGGGACGCCGCTGCACGCGGCCACCTTCGTCGTGCTGGACCTGGAGACCACCGGCGGGCCCCCGGCGGGCTCCGACGCCGGTGACGGGCCGGACGCGATCACCGAGATCGGCGCGGTCAAGGTGCGTGGGGGCCGGGTGGTCGGCGAGTACGCCACGCTGGTCGACCCGGGGCGGGACGTCCCGCCGCAGATCGTCGCGCTCACCGGCATCACCACGGCCATGGTGTCCGCGGCGCCGCGGCTGCCGGCCGTGCTGCCGGGCTTCCTCGAGTTCTGCGCGGGCGCGGTCGTGGTGGCGCACAACGCCCCGTTCGACGTCGGGCACCTGCGGGCGGCGTGCCGGCGCCACGGATCGGTGTGGCCCCGGCCGCCCGTGGTGTGCACCGCCCGCCTGGCCCGGAAGGTGCTCACCCGCGACGAGGCGCCGTCCTGCCGGCTGTCGGCGCTCGCCGCGCTGTTCCGGGCGGGTACCCGCCCCGTCCACCGGGCGCTGGACGACGCGCGGGCCACCGTCGACGTGCTCCACGCCCTGTTGGAGCGGGTCGGCGGCCACGGGGTCTCGTCGCTGGAGGACCTGCTCGCCCTGCAGGTGGAGGTCACCCCGGCGCAGCGCGGCAAGCGCCACCTGGCCGACGCGGTGCCGCACGCGGCGGGCGTGTACCTGTTCCGCGGCCCGGCCGACGAGGTCCTCTACGTCGGTACGTCGAACGACCTGCGCCGCCGGGTGCGCTCGTACTTCACCGGCTCGGAGAAGCGGGCGCGCGTCAAGGAGATGATCGGGCTCGCCGAGCGGGTCGACTGGGTGGAGTGCTCGCACCCGCTGGAGGCCGAGGTGCGGGAGCTGCGCCTGCTCGCCGGTCACGCCCCCCGCTACAACCGGCGCTCCCGCTACC contains:
- a CDS encoding NYN domain-containing protein; protein product: MAAGEVEAPHGAALRAALLDAAPETVRSRVADLVSRAVGQMPAADLPAPVRPIARFAPAKRAKVGSAPLLSALGSADGFAEDVVAWWREHRPEEWDPPVAEPVHAAAVAVLAGDGDTAGELLRDAGERADVGRLRAERDAALARAERLTAEVERVTAERDAARAEVGTAGPDLTDEVVKLRSRLREQGVRVRQAELSAAEADRRLEEGQGHLVRELDDLRRERTRDQEAVAAAEARARRATAELESARRAAHEARRADDARLALLVDTVAGAAAGLRHELGLRADDQRVGPRPAELVGSASRAPMARVTDPAALDRLLALPEVHLLVDGYNVTKTGWPALALAAQRDRLVAAVAPLAARTHAETTLVFDGAGISGVPTASVRGVRVLFSEPGVIADDLIRTLVDAEPEGRPLVVVTSDRAVVDSVRRRGAHPVPSSVLLERLARI
- a CDS encoding DEDD exonuclease domain-containing protein; translation: MEAPRPVTGPDPQLTFEELGTPLHAATFVVLDLETTGGPPAGSDAGDGPDAITEIGAVKVRGGRVVGEYATLVDPGRDVPPQIVALTGITTAMVSAAPRLPAVLPGFLEFCAGAVVVAHNAPFDVGHLRAACRRHGSVWPRPPVVCTARLARKVLTRDEAPSCRLSALAALFRAGTRPVHRALDDARATVDVLHALLERVGGHGVSSLEDLLALQVEVTPAQRGKRHLADAVPHAAGVYLFRGPADEVLYVGTSNDLRRRVRSYFTGSEKRARVKEMIGLAERVDWVECSHPLEAEVRELRLLAGHAPRYNRRSRYPHKGWWVALTDEPFPRWSVVRTPRTDAIGPFGRRPDAVRAVEALVDAVALRPCTQRIPARGGRGSPCALHGLGRCGAPCAGLQTAADYATTVDGALALVRGGSDDGLVRLRERVADLAAGERFDAAAAHRDRLADLAGALGRVQRLSAVAGTEELVAARPDGVGGWELAVVRHGRLAAAGTARRGVPPMPVVDTLVAAAETVRPGAGPLGGAPPEEVGVITRWLERPGTRMVRTTQPWAVPAHGAGSWSDWVTRAREAARTTVTDPSEVPGERAVGSGGGAGRRPPSRVPAEHAGPPRAGRTRRARESP